The genomic window GGAAGGCTGTCTTGGCAGCCCTGGTCTTAGTGAATCattcagttattattttattcctttGTCCCAGACTGTGCGCGAAATAAGGTTAGGTTAAGATCTCCATTTgcttgcaaaaaaatcgttttgtaTGTGTAATTcagttttccttctttttctatttgccTCAAAATGTCTGCGCCATGCGAAAAGTGTGTGAGCAGGACAACTGTATGCGCATCGCTGGCTTCCGTTGTTTTTGCATTCCCTTTTGCTTAACGCAttcggttttgttttatgcACTGAAAAGTGTAAATCAAGTGATTTCATATAGATCgtaataaatcaattatttaggTAATAACGTTCCAAGTCAAGGTTTccatatatcaaaatattttattttcttctaatGACAAGATGTTTTTGCTGTATTCTCAATACAGAACAAATTTTCCTGTGTTAGTCATGGCTCCCGTTTTTGCTGATTTCATCACCggttacatatacatatattaatttttgtgtttttgtctTGCAGCTCCATGACTTGTCGTCGCAATTTTATCTCACGGAAGCCGATATTGGAAAGAATCGTGCGGAGGCCTCTTGCGCCCAGTTGGCCGAGTTAAACAGCTATGTGCGCACCGTTTCGCACACGGGTCCGCTTACCGAGGAGTTCCTGCGCAAGTTTCGCGTTGTGGTGCTCACCAACTCCGATGgggaggagcagcagaggaTCGGCAAGTTTGCCCATGAAAATGGCATTGCTCTGATCATCGCCGAGACCCGGGGATTGTTCGCCAAGGTGTTCTGTGACTTTGGTGAGAGCTTTACCATTTACGACCAGGATGGCACACAGCCGATCTCCACCATGATAGCTAGTATAACGCACGACGCACAGGGAGTAGTCACCTGCCTGGACGAGACGCGCCATGGCTTTAATGACGGCGACTACGTCACATTCTCGGAGGTGCAGGGAATGCAAGAACTGAACGGCTGCCAGCCTCTTAAGATCACAGTGCTGGGACCCTACACCTTCAGCATTGGGGACACCAGCAAGTTTGGAGAATACAAGAGCGGCGGAGTTGCCACCCAGGTGAAGATGCCTAAGACCATCAGCTTTAAGTCCCTGGCACAGGCCTCTGAGGAGCCGGAGTTCTTGATATCCGATTTCGCAAAGCTGGACTCGCCGGCCACTCTGCACGTGGCGTTCAATGCCCTCTCCTGCTACCGCAAGGCCCATAATGGAGTCTTGCCGCGTCCCTGGAACGAGGAGGACGCCAATAGCTTCCTGGAGGTGGTCcgggccagcagcagcgcggAAGTCGACGAAAAGCTGGTGCTGCAATTCGCTAAAATCTGCTCGGGCAACACGTGCCCGCTGGACGCGGCCGTTGGTGGAATTGTGGCCCAGGAGGTGCTCAAGGCCTGCAGCGGAAAGTTCACACCTATCTACCAGTGGTTGTACTTTGACGCCTTGGAGTGTCTGCCCACAGAGGGTGTTGAGGAGGCGGATGCCCAGCCCGTTGGCTCGCGCTATGATTCTCAGATTGCCATTTTTGGCAAGAAATTCCAGGAAAAGTTGGCTGACTCTAAATGGTTTATTGTCGGCGCCGGAGCCATAGGTTGTGAGCTGTTGAAAAACTTTGGAATGCTGGGCCTGGGAACTGGCAAGGGACAGATTTTCGTCACAGACATGGATCTCATTGAGAAGTCGAATCTGAACCGGCAATTCCTGTTCCGGCCGCACGACGTCCAGAAGCCAAAATCAATGACGGCCGCTGACGCTATTAAACGGATGAATCCGGAAGTAAATGTGACCGCATACGAGTTGCGCGTTGGCGCAGAAACGGAGAAGGTATTCTCCGAAGACTTCTTTGGAAAGCTGGATGGTGTGGCCAATGCGCTGGACAACGTGGATGCTCGCATATATATGGATcgcaaatgcattttcaacCGCATTCCGCTGGTTGAGACCGGAACTCTGGGAACTTTGGGCAACGTTCAGGTGATTGTGCCCTTTGCCACCGAATCGTACAGCTCCTCCCAGGATCCCCAGAGAAGAGTATTCCCATCTGCACGCTGAAGAACTTCCCCAATGCCATCGAGCACACTTTGCAGTGGGCGCGTGACGCCTTCGAAGGCGTTTTCAAGCAATCTGCAGAAAACGCTGCTCAGTACATCGCTGATCCTCAATTCACCGAGCGAATCGCCAAGCTGCCAGGTATTCAGCCTCTGGATATCCTTGATTCTATCAAGGtaagaaaagaaattatttgaaCGCctgttatattatatttaatcgtcttttatttttacagaAAGCCCTGATCGACGACAAGCCCAAGAGCTTTGCGCACTGCGTAGAATGGGCCCGGTTATATTGGGAGGATCAATACGTTAACCAGATTAAGCAGCTGCTCTTTAACTTCCCACCCGATCAGATCACCTCCAGTGGTCAGCCGTTTTGGTCTGGTCCCAAGCGGTGCCCAGATCCCCTGGTTTTTGATGTCAACGATCCCATGCACCTCGACTTTATCTACGCGGGGGCCAATCTCCGAGCGGAGGTCTATGGTATTGAACAGGTTCGCAATCGCGAGACGATCGCAGAGCTGGTGCAGAAGGTTAAGGTTAGTTGTTTGAGATTAGTACCTTCAGGAAccatttctaatttttttgtataggTGCCTGAGTTTAAACCCCGTTCGGGCGTGAAAATCGAGACCAATgaggcagcagctgccgcctcGGCCAATAACTTCGATGATGGAGAGTTGGACCAAGATCGCGTCGACAAGATCATTTCGGAGCTGCTGAAGAACGCCGACAAAACCTCTAAAATCACGCCACTAGAGTTTGAAAAGGATGATGACAGTAACTTGCACATGGACTTTATTGTGGCCTGCTCAAATCTACGCGCTGCCAACTACAAAATTTCGCCAGCGGATCGCCACAAGTCCAAGTTGATAGCTGGCAAAATCATACCTGCTATTGCCACCACCACGTCGGTGCTCTCTGGCTTGGCTGTGCTCGAGGTGATTAAGCTGATCGTCGGTCACCGTGATCTCGTAAAATTTAAGAACGGCTTTGCCAACCTTGCACTGCCGTTCATGGCCTTCTCTGAACCGGTCCCTGCCGCCAAGAATACATACTACGGCAAGGAATGGACGCTGTGGGACCGCTTTGAGGTGACCGGCGAGCTCTCGCTGCAGGAATTCCTCAACTATTTCGAGGAGAATGAGAAGCTTAAGATCACCATGCTCTCACAGGGCGTGTCCATGCTGTACTCATTCTTCATGCCCAAGGCCAAGTGCTCCGAGAGACTGCCGTTGCCCATGTCGGAGGTCGTGCGTCGCGTGTCCAAGCGTCGCCTGGAGCCGCACGAGCGGTCCCTGGTTTTCGAGATCTGCTGCAACGATGTTGACGGCGAGGATGTGGAGGTGCCCTATGTCCGTTACACCCTGCCCTAAGCCCCTATATATtcctaatttaaacattaaattattttacgaTCCCGTTTTGTTGTCGGTGACGCGTTTTGGAATCGCGCAGCTCCAACGCAGGAGTTACTGTCTAgctgtttgcattttaattttcacaaCACCATTACGAGGAACAGCCCAGATCtagaaattatatataatgtGTGTGAATCCTCTAAGGAATGGCAAAATATTACGCATCATACGAAATACAAAGACTCGACTAAAAGCAACATTTTAACTGCATCTGATGAAACTCTCTGCTCAGCATAGTTGTAAAGGTAACGAATTACGGATAACTGAAAGCGGATTTTAATCGCATTGATTAATTGGAAACTGAATGAGCCAGGCGGAAAATTTCACTTCactcatatattttttttatatgaaagCATAAACTAATTACGTCATTGTATTAAAAAGGAGTAAAGCAAATGAATAAAGCTGTATCATATATGGTAATCGCCTTGCTAGACGACTCAGATAATTTCGTTCAGCACTTGACGTCTGGTAATCTCATTTCCCCCGCCACTtcggaaattaaaattgtaatgcATACTGCTCTGCAAGTGAAGTATATAGGGGATGCCATCTATCCGTGCGCCAGTCAGTTTCAGAAAGTTACGTGacacaattaaatattttatgcccTCTCAAGACGTTTATGCCACCCCAAGGAGGCGGCTGCCACCAAAGTGCAATTGGCAAGTGCCGTAAAGTTGCACTGCTCGTGGAATGCGGCGGGCGGAGTGGCGGCGTCCtcttataattaaatattacacGCAATGCAACTGAAGTATGGCCAAAGTTATGCAGTTTCGCATCTCACTCTTGGCCTTTTGCGGCTTTTTGGAGAACTTGCTTGAATTATGCAGTTAATGAAACAAACAGGCAAGAATATGGCTCAGCCCGATCCGCTTTGTATCCATCGAATATGTATGTTCTAGTCAGGGTAATCAAAGTTTTGGGTTTGTTGCACCATTCCTTAGGGTTCTAATGGTAAGCACTTAATCTTTAGTTTAAAAGATCGTATTAAAACTTTGTTTAACAACAGTGACTGATTTGATTTTAGACTTCAACTAGAGCTAGGAAGAATCACTGAGCCACAGTATATATTGAACACGATTCTTACGCCCAAAATCTACTTTGTGGAGCATACCTTTAGGCAtatgttttgcatttattatcTAACGTatgtgatatatatattttcatttaaacatttatttcacAGAAGCCTGACGTTCTTACAAATCTAGGGAAcgtttaaaattcaatttacaaatctcataatatttttgtttttttaagaaaaaggGTAAaccaaatattcaatattattcatttgttttaaatgaGTCCGAGATATAGCTGGACTTAGTCATTGAAAAGCAGTCAGTAAATTTCAGTGTAAATTTCTCTAACGAACATTAATTTCCGCATTACGTACATACAGATATGCCCATCAAAATGCTTTCTTTGCTGTGACTGTCAAATTTTGCGTGATTCGTGGGGAAGCGGCCAGACTTAAATCTCGCCGGATTTGCGTACAGAGTGCGTCAGCTTTTGGCAAATGATCATCTACCGAGCGTCACAAAACGCTGAGGCTGTTGACTCATTGGAAAAAGAGGGCCACTGGGGAGCTCTTCTGCTGTGCTGTGGGAACCACTTGACCATGACTCCGCTTTCAGGTGTAAAGAAGAATGCAGGAACTATGtatattggaaaatttttaaCCGAATTTCGGTTTAACTcgactgctgatgctgatcgGGCTAAAAGCTCGCGGTTAAAACCCCAAAAC from Drosophila teissieri strain GT53w unplaced genomic scaffold, Prin_Dtei_1.1 Segkk116_quiver_pilon_misjoin1_scaf, whole genome shotgun sequence includes these protein-coding regions:
- the LOC122625480 gene encoding LOW QUALITY PROTEIN: ubiquitin-like modifier-activating enzyme 1 (The sequence of the model RefSeq protein was modified relative to this genomic sequence to represent the inferred CDS: inserted 1 base in 1 codon) is translated as MSAPCEKCSWLPFLLISSPVTYTYINFCVFVLQLHDLSSQFYLTEADIGKNRAEASCAQLAELNSYVRTVSHTGPLTEEFLRKFRVVVLTNSDGEEQQRIGKFAHENGIALIIAETRGLFAKVFCDFGESFTIYDQDGTQPISTMIASITHDAQGVVTCLDETRHGFNDGDYVTFSEVQGMQELNGCQPLKITVLGPYTFSIGDTSKFGEYKSGGVATQVKMPKTISFKSLAQASEEPEFLISDFAKLDSPATLHVAFNALSCYRKAHNGVLPRPWNEEDANSFLEVVRASSSAEVDEKLVLQFAKICSGNTCPLDAAVGGIVAQEVLKACSGKFTPIYQWLYFDALECLPTEGVEEADAQPVGSRYDSQIAIFGKKFQEKLADSKWFIVGAGAIGCELLKNFGMLGLGTGKGQIFVTDMDLIEKSNLNRQFLFRPHDVQKPKSMTAADAIKRMNPEVNVTAYELRVGAETEKVFSEDFFGKLDGVANALDNVDARIYMDRKCIFNRIPLVETGTLGTLGNVQVIVPFATESYSSSQDXPEKSIPICTLKNFPNAIEHTLQWARDAFEGVFKQSAENAAQYIADPQFTERIAKLPGIQPLDILDSIKKALIDDKPKSFAHCVEWARLYWEDQYVNQIKQLLFNFPPDQITSSGQPFWSGPKRCPDPLVFDVNDPMHLDFIYAGANLRAEVYGIEQVRNRETIAELVQKVKVPEFKPRSGVKIETNEAAAAASANNFDDGELDQDRVDKIISELLKNADKTSKITPLEFEKDDDSNLHMDFIVACSNLRAANYKISPADRHKSKLIAGKIIPAIATTTSVLSGLAVLEVIKLIVGHRDLVKFKNGFANLALPFMAFSEPVPAAKNTYYGKEWTLWDRFEVTGELSLQEFLNYFEENEKLKITMLSQGVSMLYSFFMPKAKCSERLPLPMSEVVRRVSKRRLEPHERSLVFEICCNDVDGEDVEVPYVRYTLP